A stretch of Brassica rapa cultivar Chiifu-401-42 chromosome A08, CAAS_Brap_v3.01, whole genome shotgun sequence DNA encodes these proteins:
- the LOC117127410 gene encoding uncharacterized protein LOC117127410 isoform X12, whose protein sequence is MKNNLKKKGKLLSIAKDCEVEVSIQEDGFRGSWYRAILEQNPTRVTGKKLRVSYKTMFNEDGVSPLKETIERSFIRPVPPECLNEGVVFKEGSVVDAYFNNGWWTGVIVVERPDGSFLVYFDDPPDIMRFIRSQLRPHADWIGSKWVKSKNKVLSQHMFTRGKLVEMTREISESEKEKIWVRALVITEVRKQGDDRRKFLIKRCTISQNSSDEAEGKHLIVDICKIRPSPPRDLCAEYSLNDYVEVVVTHGWRKGRVTEILLENKYKVYFAATKEDAVFNYTEIRLSMEWLGGGSWIRAHEREFENNAGTPIRPGQDSPSNTLATDEDDTLNDDATKIRSDQESPSITLVLESNEEDKVNDDATEITSSLERHRNTSVLEATEAETQNHETIYGKELPLPHESEDMMDDVATPIIDPQEIPRGETMSESNDKIALPKRISETGTKGVVLQRINKRSNLKLVGKVETLLGKEFKKLEDSFLAPVIKMGRKQKLMVFSRHLIHHLLLRRIDIGEKGLWFTFGEQLMRFSLREFHLTTGLPCVVDKDEDEAETSATKKKKKDPWMNKNQTLNTLLKLLVEKSKELTADQRLRLGATILVEGILMASNPVTSIPEERLLRARNFKEFCKYPWGNLAFDYLLKEVKSFTYAKLTENNQYAICGFIYALQLWALSSVNQLGTFFGISDDGIQFPLCLHWKETKALTIEEVNRFDQMEKVDVKCILGDPGLHSDLVEDVDCEFGRVVDLVKRGYRLKRQDWLNRSVDIAVAEAEVDENNSVPGIDATDQEKIEFLNNKVVSLEERVKYLEGLLNIRGETVKETEKSKETEAATKTKVNGQNADYELDENEVLGVYIDAKRKEIAKRKKNGVRPPREVGHQDEDDVEVEVNEEQPQEEEEQQQEDDTEDDVDDGDKESENPETNEGQTQEEEEQHQEDDAEVNEEQPQEEEEQQEEEDTEDDVDDGDKESENPETNEEQKQEEEEQQQEDDTEVNTDVDVGAKENGSENPVKGSKKRGRKVNISQCIRVYKMLFSIIYVTFFIVSSKLKDGEENEDAYEKPVKVTRKSERVTKVNISLCIMLYKMLFSIINVTFFIVSSKLKGGEVNEDASEKPMKGTRKSKRGTKGGEVNEDASEKPMKGTRKSKRGTKVNISLCIMLYKMLFSILYVTFFIVSSKLKDGEENEYAYEKPVKVTRKSERVTKGKKKGVTPPREVQQQVEDHAETNEDGEGNEDASKKHVKFTKKNGRGNKEHNVGTPKSKKQKKQFEKDSADDVIGSVLEDLKNAD, encoded by the exons atgaaaaataatttgaagaaaaaaggaaaactttTGTCTATTGCCAAAGATTGTGAAGTAGAAGTATCTATTCAAGAAGATGGGTTCAGAGGTTCTTGGTATAGAGCTATCCTCGAGCAAAATCCGACGAGAGTAACAGGAAAAAAGCTTCGGGTTAGTTACAAAACTATGTTCAACGAAGATGGTGTAAGTCCTTTGAAGGAAACTATTGAAAGAAGTTTTATTCGGCCAGTCCCGCCAGAGTGTCTGAATGAGGGTGTCGTATTCAAGGAAGGGTCGGTGGTGGATGCTTATTTTAATAATGGTTGGTGGACTGGTGTTATCGTAGTTGAAAGGCCAGATGGTAGTTTtttggtttactttgatgatccACCAGACATAATGAGATTCATCAGAAGCCAACTGAGACCTCATGCTGATTGGATCGGCTCCAAATGGGTCAAAAGCAAAAACaag GTATTGAGTCAACACATGTTTACGAGAGGGAAGTTGGTGGAAATGACCCGTGAAATTAGTGAAAGTGAAAAGGAAAAAATTTGGGTCCGAGCATTGGTAATTACAGAAGTTCGGAAACAAGGAGATGATAGAAGAAAATTTCTGATCAAAAGATGTACAATCTCACAAAATTCGAGTGATGAAGCGGAAGGAAAACATTTAATAGTTGATATTTGCAAAATAAGGCCATCTCCTCCTCGAGATCTTTGTGCAGAGTACAGTCTGAACGACTATGTTGAAGTGGTTGTTACCCATGGGTGGCGCAAAGGTCGAGTGACGGAAATTCTCCTTGAAAACAAATACAAAGTGTATTTCGCTGCCACAAAAGAGGATGCGGTTTTTAATTATACTGAGATTAGGCTGTCAATGGAGTGGCTAGGTGGTGGTAGTTGGATTCGCGCACATGAG AGAGAATTTGAAAATAATGCTGGCACACCAATCAGACCCGGTCAAGATAGTCCTAGTAACACACTTGCCACCGATGAAGATGATACGTTGAATGATGATGCCACCAAAATCAGATCCGATCAAGAGAGCCCTAGTATCACACTTGTTTTAGAATCCAATGAAGAGGATAAGGTGAATGATGATGCCACAGAAATCACATCCTCTCTCGAGAGACACAGAAACACTTCTGTTTTAGAAGCCACTGAGGCTGAAACACAAAACCATGAAACCATATAT GGAAAGGAGTTACCATTACCTCATGAATCAGAAGATATGATGGATGATGTAGCCACTCCAATCATAGACCCTCAAGAGATTCCACGAG GTGAAACGATGAGTGAGTCTAATGACAAGATTGCTTTGCCAAAAAGAATCTCCGAAACTGGTACAAAAGGAGTCGTATTGCAAAGAATTAACAAGCGCTCCAATCTGAAGTTGGTTGGTAAAGTTGAAACCCTTTTGGGCAAAGAATTCAAGAAGCTTGAAGATTCATTCTTGGCTCCGGTAATTAAGATGGGAAGGAAGCAGAAGCTTATGGTGTTTTCAAGGCATTTGATTCATCACTTACTCTTAAGGAGAATTGATATAGGCGAGAAGGGTTTGTGGTTTACTTTTGGAGAACAACTAATGAGGTTTTCTCTAAGAGAATTCCACTTGACAACGGGTCTGCCTTGTGTtgttgataaagatgaagatgaagccgAGACTTCagcaacaaaaaagaagaagaaagatccaTGGATGAACAAGAATCAAACTCTAAACACCTTGCTTAAGCTTCTTGTCGAAAAGAGTAAAGAGCTTACTGCTGATCAGAGATTAAGATTGGGAGCTACAATCCTTGTGGAAGGGATATTGATGGCAAGCAATCCGGTGACAAGTATTCCAGAAGAGCGTCTGCTTAGAGCTAGAAATTTCAAAGAGTTTTGCAAGTATCCCTGGGGGAATTTGGCCTTTGATTATTTACTGAAAGAAGTGAAGAGCTTTACCTATGCAAAGCTGACGGAGAATAATCAATACGCGATTTGTGGCTTTATATATGCGCTTCAGCTCTGGGCGTTATCTTCTGTGAATCAACTAGGCACATTCTTTGGTATTAGCGATGATGGAATTCAGTTTCCCTTGTGCTTGCATTGGAAAGAAACCAAAGCGCTTACTATTGAGGAGGTTAACAGATTCGACCAAATGGAGAAG GTTGATGTCAAATGTATCCTTGGAGATCCCGGATTGCATAGCGACTTGGTTGAAGATGTTGACTGTGAATTTGGAAGAGTTGTTGATCTTGTCAAAAGAGGATATCGTTTGAAGAGACAAGATTGGCTCAATAGAAGTGTCGACATTGCCGTTGCTGAAGCTGAAGTGGACGAAAATAATTCTGTTCCTGGGATTGATGCAACTGATCAAGAAAAGATTGAATTCCTCAATAATAAGGTAGTGTCTCTTGAAGAAAGAGTGAAGTACCTTGAAGGTCTTTTGAACATTCGTGGAGAAACTGTGAAG GAAACTGAGAAGTCAAAAGAAACTGAAGCCGCCACAAAAACCAAG GTAAATGGACAGAATGCCGATTATGAACTTGACGAAAATGAAGTTTTAGGAGTTTATATAGATGCCAAAAGAAAGGAAATCGCTaag AGAAAGAAGAATGGTGTAAGACCTCCACGTGAAGTAGGACATCAAGATGAAGATGATGTAGAAGTCGAAGTCAATGAA gaacaaccacaagaagaagaggaacaacaacaagaagatgATACAGAAGACGATGTGGACGATGGTGATAAAGAGAGTGAAAATCCGGAAACCAATGAA GGACAGACACAAGAGGAAGAGGAACAACACCAAGAGGATGACGCAGAAGTCAATGAA gaacagccacaagaagaagaggaacaacaagaagaagaggatacAGAAGACGATGTGGACGACGGTGATAAAGAGAGTGAAAATCCGGAAACCAATGAA GAACAGAAACAAGAGGAAGAGGAGCAACAACAAGAGGATGACACAGAAGTCAATACAGATGTTGACGTCGGTGCTAAGGAAAATGGATCTGAAAACCCCGTGAAAGGTTCAAAGAAACGTGGAAGAAAGGTAAATATCTCTCAGtgtataagggtttataaaatgtTGTTTAGTATAATCtatgtaactttttttattgtgtcaTCAAAATTGAAGGATGGAGAAGAAAATGAGGATGCATATGAAAAGCCCGTGAAGGTTACAAGGAAAAGTGAAAGAGTAACTAAGGTAAATATCTCTCTGTGTATAATGCTTTATAAAATGCTGTTTAGTATAATCaatgtaactttttttattgtgtcaTCAAAATTGAAGGGTGGAGAAGTAAATGAGGATGCATCTGAAAAGCCCATGAAGGGTACAAGGAAAAGTAAAAGAGGAACTAAG GGTGGAGAAGTAAATGAGGATGCATCTGAAAAGCCCATGAAGGGTACAAGGAAAAGTAAAAGAGGAACTAAGGTGAATATCTCTCTGTGTATAATGCTTTATAAAATGTTGTTTAGTATACTCtatgtaactttttttattgtgtcaTCAAAATTGAAGGATGGAGAAGAAAATGAGTATGCATATGAAAAGCCCGTGAAGGTTACAAGGAAAAGTGAAAGAGTAACTAAG GGAAAGAAGAAAGGTGTAACACCCCCACGTGAAGTACAACAACAAGTAGAAGATCATGCAGAAACCAATGAA GATGGAGAAGGGAATGAGGATGCATCTAAAAAGCACGTGAAGTTTACAAAGAAGAATGGAAGAGGAAATAAG
- the LOC117127410 gene encoding uncharacterized protein LOC117127410 isoform X19 — MKNNLKKKGKLLSIAKDCEVEVSIQEDGFRGSWYRAILEQNPTRVTGKKLRVSYKTMFNEDGVSPLKETIERSFIRPVPPECLNEGVVFKEGSVVDAYFNNGWWTGVIVVERPDGSFLVYFDDPPDIMRFIRSQLRPHADWIGSKWVKSKNKVLSQHMFTRGKLVEMTREISESEKEKIWVRALVITEVRKQGDDRRKFLIKRCTISQNSSDEAEGKHLIVDICKIRPSPPRDLCAEYSLNDYVEVVVTHGWRKGRVTEILLENKYKVYFAATKEDAVFNYTEIRLSMEWLGGGSWIRAHEREFENNAGTPIRPGQDSPSNTLATDEDDTLNDDATKIRSDQESPSITLVLESNEEDKVNDDATEITSSLERHRNTSVLEATEAETQNHETIYGKELPLPHESEDMMDDVATPIIDPQEIPRGETMSESNDKIALPKRISETGTKGVVLQRINKRSNLKLVGKVETLLGKEFKKLEDSFLAPVIKMGRKQKLMVFSRHLIHHLLLRRIDIGEKGLWFTFGEQLMRFSLREFHLTTGLPCVVDKDEDEAETSATKKKKKDPWMNKNQTLNTLLKLLVEKSKELTADQRLRLGATILVEGILMASNPVTSIPEERLLRARNFKEFCKYPWGNLAFDYLLKEVKSFTYAKLTENNQYAICGFIYALQLWALSSVNQLGTFFGISDDGIQFPLCLHWKETKALTIEEVNRFDQMEKVDVKCILGDPGLHSDLVEDVDCEFGRVVDLVKRGYRLKRQDWLNRSVDIAVAEAEVDENNSVPGIDATDQEKIEFLNNKVVSLEERVKYLEGLLNIRGETVKETEKSKETEAATKTKVNGQNADYELDENEVLGVYIDAKRKEIAKRKKNGVRPPREVGHQDEDDVEVEVNEEQPQEEEEQQQEDDTEDDVDDGDKESENPETNEGQTQEEEEQHQEDDAEVNEEQPQEEEEQQEEEDTEDDVDDGDKESENPETNEEQKQEEEEQQQEDDTEVNTDVDVGAKENGSENPVKGSKKRGRKVNISQCIRVYKMLFSIIYVTFFIVSSKLKDGEENEDAYEKPVKVTRKSERVTKGGEVNEDASEKPMKGTRKSKRGTKGGEVNEDASEKPMKGTRKSKRGTKVNISLCIMLYKMLFSILYVTFFIVSSKLKDGEENEYAYEKPVKVTRKSERVTKGKKKGVTPPREVQQQVEDHAETNEDGEGNEDASKKHVKFTKKNGRGNKEHNVGTPKSKKQKKQFEKDSADDVIGSVLEDLKNAD, encoded by the exons atgaaaaataatttgaagaaaaaaggaaaactttTGTCTATTGCCAAAGATTGTGAAGTAGAAGTATCTATTCAAGAAGATGGGTTCAGAGGTTCTTGGTATAGAGCTATCCTCGAGCAAAATCCGACGAGAGTAACAGGAAAAAAGCTTCGGGTTAGTTACAAAACTATGTTCAACGAAGATGGTGTAAGTCCTTTGAAGGAAACTATTGAAAGAAGTTTTATTCGGCCAGTCCCGCCAGAGTGTCTGAATGAGGGTGTCGTATTCAAGGAAGGGTCGGTGGTGGATGCTTATTTTAATAATGGTTGGTGGACTGGTGTTATCGTAGTTGAAAGGCCAGATGGTAGTTTtttggtttactttgatgatccACCAGACATAATGAGATTCATCAGAAGCCAACTGAGACCTCATGCTGATTGGATCGGCTCCAAATGGGTCAAAAGCAAAAACaag GTATTGAGTCAACACATGTTTACGAGAGGGAAGTTGGTGGAAATGACCCGTGAAATTAGTGAAAGTGAAAAGGAAAAAATTTGGGTCCGAGCATTGGTAATTACAGAAGTTCGGAAACAAGGAGATGATAGAAGAAAATTTCTGATCAAAAGATGTACAATCTCACAAAATTCGAGTGATGAAGCGGAAGGAAAACATTTAATAGTTGATATTTGCAAAATAAGGCCATCTCCTCCTCGAGATCTTTGTGCAGAGTACAGTCTGAACGACTATGTTGAAGTGGTTGTTACCCATGGGTGGCGCAAAGGTCGAGTGACGGAAATTCTCCTTGAAAACAAATACAAAGTGTATTTCGCTGCCACAAAAGAGGATGCGGTTTTTAATTATACTGAGATTAGGCTGTCAATGGAGTGGCTAGGTGGTGGTAGTTGGATTCGCGCACATGAG AGAGAATTTGAAAATAATGCTGGCACACCAATCAGACCCGGTCAAGATAGTCCTAGTAACACACTTGCCACCGATGAAGATGATACGTTGAATGATGATGCCACCAAAATCAGATCCGATCAAGAGAGCCCTAGTATCACACTTGTTTTAGAATCCAATGAAGAGGATAAGGTGAATGATGATGCCACAGAAATCACATCCTCTCTCGAGAGACACAGAAACACTTCTGTTTTAGAAGCCACTGAGGCTGAAACACAAAACCATGAAACCATATAT GGAAAGGAGTTACCATTACCTCATGAATCAGAAGATATGATGGATGATGTAGCCACTCCAATCATAGACCCTCAAGAGATTCCACGAG GTGAAACGATGAGTGAGTCTAATGACAAGATTGCTTTGCCAAAAAGAATCTCCGAAACTGGTACAAAAGGAGTCGTATTGCAAAGAATTAACAAGCGCTCCAATCTGAAGTTGGTTGGTAAAGTTGAAACCCTTTTGGGCAAAGAATTCAAGAAGCTTGAAGATTCATTCTTGGCTCCGGTAATTAAGATGGGAAGGAAGCAGAAGCTTATGGTGTTTTCAAGGCATTTGATTCATCACTTACTCTTAAGGAGAATTGATATAGGCGAGAAGGGTTTGTGGTTTACTTTTGGAGAACAACTAATGAGGTTTTCTCTAAGAGAATTCCACTTGACAACGGGTCTGCCTTGTGTtgttgataaagatgaagatgaagccgAGACTTCagcaacaaaaaagaagaagaaagatccaTGGATGAACAAGAATCAAACTCTAAACACCTTGCTTAAGCTTCTTGTCGAAAAGAGTAAAGAGCTTACTGCTGATCAGAGATTAAGATTGGGAGCTACAATCCTTGTGGAAGGGATATTGATGGCAAGCAATCCGGTGACAAGTATTCCAGAAGAGCGTCTGCTTAGAGCTAGAAATTTCAAAGAGTTTTGCAAGTATCCCTGGGGGAATTTGGCCTTTGATTATTTACTGAAAGAAGTGAAGAGCTTTACCTATGCAAAGCTGACGGAGAATAATCAATACGCGATTTGTGGCTTTATATATGCGCTTCAGCTCTGGGCGTTATCTTCTGTGAATCAACTAGGCACATTCTTTGGTATTAGCGATGATGGAATTCAGTTTCCCTTGTGCTTGCATTGGAAAGAAACCAAAGCGCTTACTATTGAGGAGGTTAACAGATTCGACCAAATGGAGAAG GTTGATGTCAAATGTATCCTTGGAGATCCCGGATTGCATAGCGACTTGGTTGAAGATGTTGACTGTGAATTTGGAAGAGTTGTTGATCTTGTCAAAAGAGGATATCGTTTGAAGAGACAAGATTGGCTCAATAGAAGTGTCGACATTGCCGTTGCTGAAGCTGAAGTGGACGAAAATAATTCTGTTCCTGGGATTGATGCAACTGATCAAGAAAAGATTGAATTCCTCAATAATAAGGTAGTGTCTCTTGAAGAAAGAGTGAAGTACCTTGAAGGTCTTTTGAACATTCGTGGAGAAACTGTGAAG GAAACTGAGAAGTCAAAAGAAACTGAAGCCGCCACAAAAACCAAG GTAAATGGACAGAATGCCGATTATGAACTTGACGAAAATGAAGTTTTAGGAGTTTATATAGATGCCAAAAGAAAGGAAATCGCTaag AGAAAGAAGAATGGTGTAAGACCTCCACGTGAAGTAGGACATCAAGATGAAGATGATGTAGAAGTCGAAGTCAATGAA gaacaaccacaagaagaagaggaacaacaacaagaagatgATACAGAAGACGATGTGGACGATGGTGATAAAGAGAGTGAAAATCCGGAAACCAATGAA GGACAGACACAAGAGGAAGAGGAACAACACCAAGAGGATGACGCAGAAGTCAATGAA gaacagccacaagaagaagaggaacaacaagaagaagaggatacAGAAGACGATGTGGACGACGGTGATAAAGAGAGTGAAAATCCGGAAACCAATGAA GAACAGAAACAAGAGGAAGAGGAGCAACAACAAGAGGATGACACAGAAGTCAATACAGATGTTGACGTCGGTGCTAAGGAAAATGGATCTGAAAACCCCGTGAAAGGTTCAAAGAAACGTGGAAGAAAGGTAAATATCTCTCAGtgtataagggtttataaaatgtTGTTTAGTATAATCtatgtaactttttttattgtgtcaTCAAAATTGAAGGATGGAGAAGAAAATGAGGATGCATATGAAAAGCCCGTGAAGGTTACAAGGAAAAGTGAAAGAGTAACTAAG GGTGGAGAAGTAAATGAGGATGCATCTGAAAAGCCCATGAAGGGTACAAGGAAAAGTAAAAGAGGAACTAAG GGTGGAGAAGTAAATGAGGATGCATCTGAAAAGCCCATGAAGGGTACAAGGAAAAGTAAAAGAGGAACTAAGGTGAATATCTCTCTGTGTATAATGCTTTATAAAATGTTGTTTAGTATACTCtatgtaactttttttattgtgtcaTCAAAATTGAAGGATGGAGAAGAAAATGAGTATGCATATGAAAAGCCCGTGAAGGTTACAAGGAAAAGTGAAAGAGTAACTAAG GGAAAGAAGAAAGGTGTAACACCCCCACGTGAAGTACAACAACAAGTAGAAGATCATGCAGAAACCAATGAA GATGGAGAAGGGAATGAGGATGCATCTAAAAAGCACGTGAAGTTTACAAAGAAGAATGGAAGAGGAAATAAG
- the LOC117127410 gene encoding uncharacterized protein LOC117127410 isoform X22 encodes MKNNLKKKGKLLSIAKDCEVEVSIQEDGFRGSWYRAILEQNPTRVTGKKLRVSYKTMFNEDGVSPLKETIERSFIRPVPPECLNEGVVFKEGSVVDAYFNNGWWTGVIVVERPDGSFLVYFDDPPDIMRFIRSQLRPHADWIGSKWVKSKNKVLSQHMFTRGKLVEMTREISESEKEKIWVRALVITEVRKQGDDRRKFLIKRCTISQNSSDEAEGKHLIVDICKIRPSPPRDLCAEYSLNDYVEVVVTHGWRKGRVTEILLENKYKVYFAATKEDAVFNYTEIRLSMEWLGGGSWIRAHEREFENNAGTPIRPGQDSPSNTLATDEDDTLNDDATKIRSDQESPSITLVLESNEEDKVNDDATEITSSLERHRNTSVLEATEAETQNHETIYGKELPLPHESEDMMDDVATPIIDPQEIPRGETMSESNDKIALPKRISETGTKGVVLQRINKRSNLKLVGKVETLLGKEFKKLEDSFLAPVIKMGRKQKLMVFSRHLIHHLLLRRIDIGEKGLWFTFGEQLMRFSLREFHLTTGLPCVVDKDEDEAETSATKKKKKDPWMNKNQTLNTLLKLLVEKSKELTADQRLRLGATILVEGILMASNPVTSIPEERLLRARNFKEFCKYPWGNLAFDYLLKEVKSFTYAKLTENNQYAICGFIYALQLWALSSVNQLGTFFGISDDGIQFPLCLHWKETKALTIEEVNRFDQMEKVDVKCILGDPGLHSDLVEDVDCEFGRVVDLVKRGYRLKRQDWLNRSVDIAVAEAEVDENNSVPGIDATDQEKIEFLNNKVVSLEERVKYLEGLLNIRGETVKETEKSKETEAATKTKVNGQNADYELDENEVLGVYIDAKRKEIAKRKKNGVRPPREVGHQDEDDVEVEVNEEQPQEEEEQQQEDDTEDDVDDGDKESENPETNEEQKQEEEEQQQEDDTEVNTDVDVGAKENGSENPVKGSKKRGRKDGEENEDAYEKPVKVTRKSERVTKVNISLCIMLYKMLFSIINVTFFIVSSKLKGGEVNEDASEKPMKGTRKSKRGTKVNISQCIRVYKMLFSIINVTFFIVSSKLKGGEVNEDASEKPMKGTRKSKRGTKVNISLCIMLYKMLFSILYVTFFIVSSKLKDGEENEYAYEKPVKVTRKSERVTKGKKKGVTPPREVQQQVEDHAETNEDGEGNEDASKKHVKFTKKNGRGNKEHNVGTPKSKKQKKQFEKDSADDVIGSVLEDLKNAD; translated from the exons atgaaaaataatttgaagaaaaaaggaaaactttTGTCTATTGCCAAAGATTGTGAAGTAGAAGTATCTATTCAAGAAGATGGGTTCAGAGGTTCTTGGTATAGAGCTATCCTCGAGCAAAATCCGACGAGAGTAACAGGAAAAAAGCTTCGGGTTAGTTACAAAACTATGTTCAACGAAGATGGTGTAAGTCCTTTGAAGGAAACTATTGAAAGAAGTTTTATTCGGCCAGTCCCGCCAGAGTGTCTGAATGAGGGTGTCGTATTCAAGGAAGGGTCGGTGGTGGATGCTTATTTTAATAATGGTTGGTGGACTGGTGTTATCGTAGTTGAAAGGCCAGATGGTAGTTTtttggtttactttgatgatccACCAGACATAATGAGATTCATCAGAAGCCAACTGAGACCTCATGCTGATTGGATCGGCTCCAAATGGGTCAAAAGCAAAAACaag GTATTGAGTCAACACATGTTTACGAGAGGGAAGTTGGTGGAAATGACCCGTGAAATTAGTGAAAGTGAAAAGGAAAAAATTTGGGTCCGAGCATTGGTAATTACAGAAGTTCGGAAACAAGGAGATGATAGAAGAAAATTTCTGATCAAAAGATGTACAATCTCACAAAATTCGAGTGATGAAGCGGAAGGAAAACATTTAATAGTTGATATTTGCAAAATAAGGCCATCTCCTCCTCGAGATCTTTGTGCAGAGTACAGTCTGAACGACTATGTTGAAGTGGTTGTTACCCATGGGTGGCGCAAAGGTCGAGTGACGGAAATTCTCCTTGAAAACAAATACAAAGTGTATTTCGCTGCCACAAAAGAGGATGCGGTTTTTAATTATACTGAGATTAGGCTGTCAATGGAGTGGCTAGGTGGTGGTAGTTGGATTCGCGCACATGAG AGAGAATTTGAAAATAATGCTGGCACACCAATCAGACCCGGTCAAGATAGTCCTAGTAACACACTTGCCACCGATGAAGATGATACGTTGAATGATGATGCCACCAAAATCAGATCCGATCAAGAGAGCCCTAGTATCACACTTGTTTTAGAATCCAATGAAGAGGATAAGGTGAATGATGATGCCACAGAAATCACATCCTCTCTCGAGAGACACAGAAACACTTCTGTTTTAGAAGCCACTGAGGCTGAAACACAAAACCATGAAACCATATAT GGAAAGGAGTTACCATTACCTCATGAATCAGAAGATATGATGGATGATGTAGCCACTCCAATCATAGACCCTCAAGAGATTCCACGAG GTGAAACGATGAGTGAGTCTAATGACAAGATTGCTTTGCCAAAAAGAATCTCCGAAACTGGTACAAAAGGAGTCGTATTGCAAAGAATTAACAAGCGCTCCAATCTGAAGTTGGTTGGTAAAGTTGAAACCCTTTTGGGCAAAGAATTCAAGAAGCTTGAAGATTCATTCTTGGCTCCGGTAATTAAGATGGGAAGGAAGCAGAAGCTTATGGTGTTTTCAAGGCATTTGATTCATCACTTACTCTTAAGGAGAATTGATATAGGCGAGAAGGGTTTGTGGTTTACTTTTGGAGAACAACTAATGAGGTTTTCTCTAAGAGAATTCCACTTGACAACGGGTCTGCCTTGTGTtgttgataaagatgaagatgaagccgAGACTTCagcaacaaaaaagaagaagaaagatccaTGGATGAACAAGAATCAAACTCTAAACACCTTGCTTAAGCTTCTTGTCGAAAAGAGTAAAGAGCTTACTGCTGATCAGAGATTAAGATTGGGAGCTACAATCCTTGTGGAAGGGATATTGATGGCAAGCAATCCGGTGACAAGTATTCCAGAAGAGCGTCTGCTTAGAGCTAGAAATTTCAAAGAGTTTTGCAAGTATCCCTGGGGGAATTTGGCCTTTGATTATTTACTGAAAGAAGTGAAGAGCTTTACCTATGCAAAGCTGACGGAGAATAATCAATACGCGATTTGTGGCTTTATATATGCGCTTCAGCTCTGGGCGTTATCTTCTGTGAATCAACTAGGCACATTCTTTGGTATTAGCGATGATGGAATTCAGTTTCCCTTGTGCTTGCATTGGAAAGAAACCAAAGCGCTTACTATTGAGGAGGTTAACAGATTCGACCAAATGGAGAAG GTTGATGTCAAATGTATCCTTGGAGATCCCGGATTGCATAGCGACTTGGTTGAAGATGTTGACTGTGAATTTGGAAGAGTTGTTGATCTTGTCAAAAGAGGATATCGTTTGAAGAGACAAGATTGGCTCAATAGAAGTGTCGACATTGCCGTTGCTGAAGCTGAAGTGGACGAAAATAATTCTGTTCCTGGGATTGATGCAACTGATCAAGAAAAGATTGAATTCCTCAATAATAAGGTAGTGTCTCTTGAAGAAAGAGTGAAGTACCTTGAAGGTCTTTTGAACATTCGTGGAGAAACTGTGAAG GAAACTGAGAAGTCAAAAGAAACTGAAGCCGCCACAAAAACCAAG GTAAATGGACAGAATGCCGATTATGAACTTGACGAAAATGAAGTTTTAGGAGTTTATATAGATGCCAAAAGAAAGGAAATCGCTaag AGAAAGAAGAATGGTGTAAGACCTCCACGTGAAGTAGGACATCAAGATGAAGATGATGTAGAAGTCGAAGTCAATGAA gaacaaccacaagaagaagaggaacaacaacaagaagatgATACAGAAGACGATGTGGACGATGGTGATAAAGAGAGTGAAAATCCGGAAACCAATGAA GAACAGAAACAAGAGGAAGAGGAGCAACAACAAGAGGATGACACAGAAGTCAATACAGATGTTGACGTCGGTGCTAAGGAAAATGGATCTGAAAACCCCGTGAAAGGTTCAAAGAAACGTGGAAGAAAG GATGGAGAAGAAAATGAGGATGCATATGAAAAGCCCGTGAAGGTTACAAGGAAAAGTGAAAGAGTAACTAAGGTAAATATCTCTCTGTGTATAATGCTTTATAAAATGCTGTTTAGTATAATCaatgtaactttttttattgtgtcaTCAAAATTGAAGGGTGGAGAAGTAAATGAGGATGCATCTGAAAAGCCCATGAAGGGTACAAGGAAAAGTAAAAGAGGAACTAAGGTGAATATCTCTCAGtgtataagggtttataaaatgcTGTTTAGTATAATCaatgtaactttttttattgtgtcaTCAAAATTGAAGGGTGGAGAAGTAAATGAGGATGCATCTGAAAAGCCCATGAAGGGTACAAGGAAAAGTAAAAGAGGAACTAAGGTGAATATCTCTCTGTGTATAATGCTTTATAAAATGTTGTTTAGTATACTCtatgtaactttttttattgtgtcaTCAAAATTGAAGGATGGAGAAGAAAATGAGTATGCATATGAAAAGCCCGTGAAGGTTACAAGGAAAAGTGAAAGAGTAACTAAG GGAAAGAAGAAAGGTGTAACACCCCCACGTGAAGTACAACAACAAGTAGAAGATCATGCAGAAACCAATGAA GATGGAGAAGGGAATGAGGATGCATCTAAAAAGCACGTGAAGTTTACAAAGAAGAATGGAAGAGGAAATAAG